TTCAAGGATGAATAAGCATCACCCAGACTGATAATCTCTACTAGGGGTGGAATTGTCTCCGCTCTCCGAAACTATCTTCGCTTCGATGTGTGCCATGTCTGTAACTCTTGATCGGATTGCCCAGATTTATCATCAACCTTTACCAGATCTCCTATTTGAGGCCCAGCGAGTCCACCGGGAGCATCACGATCCGCATGCAGTTCAGCTATGCACACTTAGCAACATCAAAACTGGCCTGTGCCCAGAGGATTGTGCTTACTGCTCCCAGAGCGTTCACAATCAAACGGATCTCCAGCCTCAAGCCCTGATGAATGTTGAGGAAGTAGTATCTGAAGCTAAAACCGCTAAAGCGCAGGGGGCAACCCGCTTTTGCATGGGTGCTGCTTGGCGGGAGGTCAAAGACGGCCCTCTGTTCGATCGCGTATTAGAGATGGTGCGTCAAATTGCTGATCTAAATATTGAAGTCTGTTGTACCTTAGGCATGCTGAAGCCGCACCAAGCGCAACAACTCAAGGCAGCGGGTTTGACAGCCTACAACCACAATCTGGATACGTCTCCTTCCTACTATTCACAAGTAATTACAACTCGTACCTATCAAGACCGCTTACAAACGATTCGCGCCGTGAGTGAAGCAGGTATCTCTGTATGCTGCGGTGGTATTCTGGGTATGGGTGAGTCTGTTCAGGATCGCCTAGAATTTCTGGAGGTACTGAGTGGTCTAGAGCCAGCTCCAGAGTCTATCCCCATCAACTGCTTAGTTCCAGTGTCGGGCACTCCCTTACAAGACATTGCGCCTGTAGACACAATTGAACTAGTCCGGGCAATCGCTACCACTCGTATTCTTTTTCCTCAAGCAATGGTGCGTCTTTCCGCAGGTCGTTTGCAGATGAGTGATGAGTTACAAGCACTCTGTTTCATTGCGGGTGCCAATTCTATCTTTACTGGCCCAATCCTATTAACTACACCCAACCCA
This region of Trichocoleus desertorum NBK24 genomic DNA includes:
- the bioB gene encoding biotin synthase BioB, yielding MSVTLDRIAQIYHQPLPDLLFEAQRVHREHHDPHAVQLCTLSNIKTGLCPEDCAYCSQSVHNQTDLQPQALMNVEEVVSEAKTAKAQGATRFCMGAAWREVKDGPLFDRVLEMVRQIADLNIEVCCTLGMLKPHQAQQLKAAGLTAYNHNLDTSPSYYSQVITTRTYQDRLQTIRAVSEAGISVCCGGILGMGESVQDRLEFLEVLSGLEPAPESIPINCLVPVSGTPLQDIAPVDTIELVRAIATTRILFPQAMVRLSAGRLQMSDELQALCFIAGANSIFTGPILLTTPNPDHNHDEQMLQRLGMTPKPLSISTSVASPSL